A DNA window from Peromyscus leucopus breed LL Stock chromosome 3, UCI_PerLeu_2.1, whole genome shotgun sequence contains the following coding sequences:
- the Trh gene encoding thyrotropin releasing hormone, which translates to MPGRWLLLALALIFTVTGIRESCASPEAAQDEGAVTPGLGNVQMWPERRSLRKDLQRVRGDLGAALDSWISKRQHPGKREEEEENEAEERGDLGEGGAWSPHKRQHPGRRANQDKYSWVDMMEDSDWVPRSRLPHFFLDSWSLGIPQVKRQHPGRRSLPWLESEITKRQHPGRRFIDPKFQTSWEENEGEGVSMPEKRQHPGKRAVGHPCEAQGTCGQTGLLQLLGDLSRGQETLEKQSPQLEAWDGEPLLED; encoded by the exons ATGCCGGGCCGGTGGCTGCTGCTGGCTCTGGCATTGATCTTCACCGTAACTGGTATCCGCGAATCCTGCGCCTCGCCGGAGGCAGCCCAGGATGAGGGTGCAGTGACTCCCGGTCTGGGGAACGTCCAGATGTGGCCAGAACGTCGATCCTTGAGGAAAGACCTCCAGCGCGTGCGAGGGGACCTGGGTGCAGCCTTAG acTCCTGGATCTCGAAGCGCCAGCATCCAGgcaaaagggaggaggaagaagaaaatgaagctgaAGAGAGGGGGGACTTGGGAGAAGGGGGAGCCTGGAGTCCCCACAAACGACAGCACCCTGGCCGCCGTGCCAACCAGGACAAGTATTCATGGGTAGACATGATGGAAGACAGTGACTGGGTGCCACGGTCCAGGTTGCCACATTTCTTTCTGGATTCCTGGTCCTTAGGTATTCCCCAAGTCAAGCGGCAGCACCCCGGCCGGAGATCTTTGCCCTGGTTGGAGTCCGAGATCACCAAGAGGCAGCATCCTGGCCGGAGGTTCATAGATCCCAAGTTTCAAACAAGCTGGGAAGAAAACGAGGGAGAGGGTGTCTCAATGCCTGAGAAACGCCAGCATCCTGGCAAGAGGGCAGTGGGTCACCCTTGTGAGGCCCAGGGGACTTGTGGCCAAACAGGCCTGCTCCAGCTCCTAGGTGACCTGAGCAGGGGCCAGGAGACCCTGGAGAAGCAAAGTCCACAGTTGGAAGCCTGGGACGGGGAGCCTCTGTTGGAGGACTAA